The nucleotide sequence TTGTTTTTTCGGAGGGGGCGGCGTCGAGAGAGATGGGGCCCAGTTGCATGCCCCACACCAggcatgcaactgcatgtcttctaacttggtcgcaactgcatatcttataacttggttgcaactcgaCTTCTATTTTTGTTGTACGGGGAGAGGCGCCAGGTGTATGTCCCACAAcgggcacgcaactgcatgtctttgaGCATCGTCACAACTCACAACTAcatgtcttataacttggttgcaactcaAGTTTCATTTTTTGTTGTATGGGGAGAGgcaccagttgcatgtcccacacgcAACCGCATGTCCTATAATTTGGTTGCAACTCGACTTCCATTTTTGTTGTGTGGGGAGAGGCGCCAGTTTGCATGTCCCACAATGGGCACGCAACTCCATGTCTTCTAAATTGGTCGCAACTGGGTGACCTTTGTTTTGTCAGAGGTGACGACATCGAGAGAGATGGGGCCCAGTTGCATGCCCACACTAGGCACACAACtgcatgtcttataacttggttgcaactgcatgtcttataacttggttgcaactcaACTTCCATTTTTTGCTGTACGGGGAGAGgcaccagttgcatgtcccacactaggcacgcaactaCATGTCTAGACCATGGTCGTAACTGGGATGGACTCTTGTTTGGTCGGAGGGGACACCGTCGAGAGAGatggggccagttgcatgtcccacaatgggcatgcaactgcatgtcttgtaACTTGGTCGCAACTCAGGGGGGCCCTTATTTCGTCGGAGGGGGCGGCAGCGAGAGAGAGGTGTCCAGCTGCATGTCCAACTATACTCATGCAACCGCATGTCTTCTAGCATGGTCGTAACTTAGTGTCTTCTAACTTAGTTGCAACTAGGCGCCTTTGTTTTGTCGAAGGGGCGGCGGCAAGAGAGAGGAGGACAACTAGTCATGCAATTGCAATCGCTTTCCCCTAGAGTATAACTACATGTCTTTTTACAAACATTTTTCGCAACTAGACTTTTTTGCTTGGTCGGAGGGGGGGGGGAGCTCCCCCGTGAATCCCCTACCCTCACTATGCGTCACACGAGCACCATAACACCCACGTTTTCTGCCATGCCTGCAAACACAAAGCAAGCACCCGGTCTCACAACCAGTTTgtgtttttttcttattttttgaaatcatacaatttttttccttttcttcttttgcatttttttgtttttccaaggatgaagaaagAAAAAATATTTTTTGTGTGTGTCTGATTCTGACAACGGCGCTCATTTTctcataaaaaggatcatattaAAGGAGAGAAGAGTTACTTGTCCAGATCCTCGGACACATTTTTAATGTTGTTGTGAAGGGAGTATGCTAGTAGGCACACAACTGCAAGCTTCGTCCCGACTGCAAGTGCATGTCTTACAATAGTTACGCAATTGCATATGCGTCTCCTGATTGCAACTCCAACTTAGTACCGTTTTGTCCGGGTGAAGGAAGACAATTGCAGTTGCTACTATGCACGCAAGTGCAAGCGTCGCCAGACTATAATTGCATGTCTTCAAAGAGAGTGCAACTCTTTGTTGTTTTGTGAGGGACGAGGGAAGATTCAAATCCATATTTTAAATATTTACCATCAAACTTAATTGTTTTTCTTTTTTCAATATTTGCCATTAGGTGGCACACACGTCAGCCACATGAGTTGCTTTCTTCGTCTACCTAGTTGCACACATGTCAGCCACATGCAATTGCATGTCCTTGATCGAACACAATTACATATCACACACAATTACATGTCATTCGCATGCAAATTACTTTTTCCCCTTCCAAAATAATATTGATACCCATTTGCACACTAGTCGGACGCATATAGTTATTCGTAGGTCACAGACAATTAAATTGTGctcttctttttattttgtttgtttttattttttttctttgttccATTAAATATTCCTTTATCatttaaaaatacaaaaaaaattgaaaaaaaacagGATGACAAAAAAAGAAGGAACAGAGCATTAGCAATGCTAGGGTGAAAAATAAGAGCTACATTGTGTTGTGTAGCAATACACCAACGGGACAATGTTCTACCAATTCCATTAAAAagcacaaataaataaataaattaaaaaacAAACACAGGCACAACGAAGGGACAATGTCAATACAGCCCAACAGCAGCCCACGTGGTGAGCCAACGCAGGCCAACACAAAACGAACAGGGAAACTGACTCCAGGCATGCGAACGAATTTAAACGAGCGATCAATTTATTTATGACGTCAGTCGATTTAGACTTCGTGAAGTCTAAGTCGACTGAGATCTAGACAGACCCATATTAGAAATTTTGGGTGGTTGTTGCAAAAGTTATCTTCCATATGTAACTAGTACTAGGGGGTTTTCAAGAAATGTACACTGAGAACCCTCCACCTCAATCTGTACCGGTCATCTTCCATCCAACGGCCATGATTCATTTTTCTATTCTTTCATCCTAGGCCCTTCTTCTATTTTAGTTGCTCCCCATTCAACTACATATTAGTTCGCAAAAAGTAATTTTAGTGCTAGTAGacattttttcatatatttttctCATActtccttcgtcccataatatgAATACGAGAGGTTATTACAGCCGATAAGCAGCGGAAAAACGATTGTACATGTTTCACGACGTACAAATATCCAGCCTCTGATTAAATAGAAGAATAAGCAAAAGAAATGCATGGTATGAATAAACAATCTACCAACTTGTGTATCTCTATCGATACAGTGGTATATACTGAAAAAACTGCTCTCCGGCCCACGGGTATGTACGAAGAGCAAAAACGTTCGTCTATATACCCTAAAAAAAATTCATCAGCAAAAAAGAATAAAGAATGTGTGTTGATGTTTTTTTTCTCTGCACTGAGGGATGAGATCGCCCGTACGGTAGATTCTACCGTAGCACGACGGAGGCGAGGAAGCTGAGCACGGCGACGGCGCCGACGGCGGAGCAGCACAAGTCGACGAGCACCTCCCGCCTTGCCTTGGACTCCTTCCGCCCCCTCTTGCTCCTCACGAACTCCTCGTACCTCCTCTTGGCatcctccctttccttctcccctcctttcCTCGGCCCTTCCATTGCGGCTGCAAGAAGCCGCAGGCTGCCTTCGCCGCTCACCGCCGCGTTTCCGGCGTCCTCGACGGTGAGGCTGACCTCCCTAAGGTATCCGGCCTCCTCCGAGCAGGTGACTGTGGCCTCGAACTTGCTCCCGCCGAGCACCACCGCGAACCGCACCAACGTCTCGCCGGTGTACCAGTGTCTATCCACGGCCACGGCCCGCCGGCTCGACACGTTCACCGCCCGGCCGCTTCGGGGGTCAACGACGATCCAGCTGAGCTCCAAGTCCGACGGAGAGAACGAGGCGGCCGGCACCGGGTCCTTGCACTCGACGGCGTCAACGCGGAACGGCGAGGTCAGGAACCACGAGGACGACGTGGACGTCTCCACGACCCGGGAGAAGAGGGGCGCTCCCTTGTGGTACACGTCCACGGCGGAGATCAGCTCGCCGGGGAGACATTGATCAGCCGCGGTGACGGGAGCAGCATCCGTGGAACTGGACGGGAAGGGGAAGGCGTCGGCGAAGAGGCGCTGCGGAGAGACGGCCGCGGAGCCGAGGATGTCGCGCTGCTGGGTCTGCAGCAGCGACGGCCACCGTGCGATGCAGAGCGCGCGCCACGTCTCGGGCTCCGCGGCGAGGGCGCGGAGGCCTGCCGTGGCGCAGCTCGCGGCGGCCAGCGACGGGCCGTCGAGGCGGCGCAGCGCGCAGGCCAGCACGTCGGCGGGCAGGTCCTCCACGGTGGTCGTCGGCATTTTGCCGGCCTCCCCGTCGGCCGACTCTGCTCCCACGCACTACAAGCCGGAGTAAGCGGCCGGAGGTCGAACAATCTCCTCCCCAGACTCCTGACGCCGAGCGGGAATGCGATGGCTGGCCATGCGACCAGGAGCTGTTTGTTTATAGGCGTGCCGCGTGCACAACGCGCTGATGCCTTGTCGTGTCCTCCCTGTTTGGCCATGGCGAAAGGGACGCCGTGACAGCCCGACGGGCCGGGCCGGGCGCGTTGGGCCAACGGGAGAGACGACGTGCCTTGCGCGCAGGCGGGATCGCGCGGACGGCCGGTGTCGCGGGGCCGCGGACGTGCCCGGAAGTGGGGGTTCCGAACAGACAGAGTTCTTTTGTCGGTGCCAGCCTCCACAGGTAGCCCGTAGCGGCAGGCGCCGGCGAcggacgcacgcacgcacgcgatCGGTATGTTTGCATGCGCGCGCGTGCCGTCCGAACACCGGTTCCACGATCCCGCGCCGGGCGTTGCTGTGGATTCTGGCCTTTCCAAATCCAAATGGGAAGGGCCGGTTGAGGCAGTTGTGTTCCTGCTGTGATTTTCCGACTAAAATATTGCATGCTGGAACGTCTGCCAGATTGACGTGCGCACGAGACACCTGCAAGCTCCATCCGTGTCAACGTCGGATGAGCTATACAGCACAGCTAGAGCAGCAGGCTGTGCGATCGGATTGGCCTTGCGGCAAAGTATATCCTCATTAGGTTAAGTTCTGTGGTCCGGATGAGATGGATGGCGCCTATCTCCTCCGCGCTTTGTGTGTATGGTCTGTGAAGCATTGGCCGGCTATAGTTCTTGCATCATGTGCTATGCTCTTCTTACGTTAGCATACGTACCTCGTTCCTCCGTGACAATTCTTCTTTTAAGTCCGAAAGCACGTCGGTTttcttttaacacagtacagatgcaagcgctcgtATAAACGCGCATACACTTATtcctataaacgcacacacgcacatcttACTCTTATGAacatctccgagagactgagctgacacatcatcttgagattttacgaagtcatcgtagacGTCTCGTAATCGACGAGAGCATCTCCTTCCACTGAAAAcgtatcgccgaaaatcctgaaataaattcgagataaatgcgagcaccaggatttaaacCTTGGTGGGCTGGGATTCCACTGTCCAACTAACCatcccaaccacaggttggttcgcaactATATGTTCCACGTTTCTTCATCGGTCATTTTCGGTTATGCTCTTGGCTGTTGTCGCCCGCACCATTCGGCGAAGCTTTCGAGCATCTACAATCGGCCCTCGCATACCCATCTCAAACACCTGGGCAAACTGTCCGGTCAACCGGTCAAAAAAAACGACCCAATCAAACCTCTCAACACGCGTACACACGACAGGGCTGACCGGCAGCTCAAATCTAGGACGGATATCTGGCGATCCGGGTATGCCCGCTTGACAGGCCCAGCCCATCACCGACTCCACAACTGTTCCACAAAAATCCCAATTCGGACGCCTCGCTCCGAACCCTAGCTCACTCTCCCTAGCTCCGTCCTCTCCTCGTCCTCTCTGATTCCGATCCCATCCACTCCGATGTCCAGCTTCGGCAGCGACTCCGGCTTCGACCTCGACTACAAGGAGGAGATGGCCCTCCGCATTGGGTTGGAGCGGTCCATGGTGGACACCAGTGGCAGGCAACTCCGGATCTGGAGCGCCGCCGCAGCTCCCGCACCGGTGTCGCGCGGACGCCGAAGCTGGACCCTCCCGGGCCTCCCGCACCTCCGCCAGGCCCGTGCAGTCCGCACCACAACCACACCGTCTCCTTCCACCCGGCCCCTCCTCCATGCGGGGCAGCggtgggtgctagtgccagtgtcGTCGGCCCCGCACGCGCACTCCGAAATCGGAGGCGCGCGTCGAGCGCCGCGATAGCCAGCGGGCACGAGAGAGGGATGCGGCGGAGCaatccgcgcgccgccgccgcgggaTGCATGCAGAGCAGCCCAACGAGGAGGAGTGGCTCTTTGCATGGGTGTATCGCCGGACACTCACGACGACGAAGACGGACGCTCGCCGCCTCCGACGGAAGGACGCCAAGGCGCTCTGGCTTGCTATTGAGCAGGCGGAGCGCGAGGCGAAGGAGGCAGTTGCGGAGGCGGTCGGGTCGCCAAGTTGAAGCGAGGGCAGGATAGGGCGGTCCGTCAGATGAAGGAGCTCATCGTCCTCTCCGACTCCAACGACGATAGCTGCACCTCCTCCTCGGATGACCAAGACCCTCCACCAGCCACGGACGCCTACAGTTGCACCGGCGACTGGAAGGGCAAAGACCCGGCAAGGAAGTGGTGATCCTGCCACCTCCTCATATGTTTATATCGTTTTTAGTTATAGAAGTTTAAGAACTTGTTTGCTGACGAACTAAGATGATCTTTTGGATGTTGCAAAGTTTGTTAATATCCGTTTGTAGCCGATCTTGTGTTCGTTTGCAGCTGATCTTGTGTCCGCCGTCCAAATCCGACGCCTCATCGCTAGCCAGAAGTGAAGTTTGCACTTGGTCGGAGCCCAAGACTTCCAAAGGGCTCGACCGCACGGGAACCTTTCGAGGCCAGCAAAGAACACCTGGTAAGCCGTGGTTGCATAATATATCTCAGTCGGCGTCCACTTTCAGATTATGCGATCCAGCAAAGAACACATGGTAAGCTAATGGTCTTCGAATTCAAGCGAGGTTGAAACAAATGCATTATGTTTGACAAACTTTGATCCAAATTTGGCCAAATGCAAACCGTGATTTCAGCTCTTTAAATATAATTCAAAATGACCTTCAGCGATCATTCCCCCACAACCTACAACTTCACCCGCAACAAGCATGTCGTATAGGCCAAGGTTGTGAGAACGTTCCATTAAATGTCACATTTGGGTGGCTTATATTGGAGCGGAGTTGAATGTTTGGAATGAGATAATTCAACGTATTTTGAGAAAGATGCATTTTTGTGGAACATGCGTTCGAACATGTACGATGCTCTTGTGTGGTTGTTCTTATTTAACCCTTTTTTGCGAATACTTCTTTAACCGTTAACATCATTAGCGAATGTGATCATTGCATTGGCCAAGATGGCGACTAGCCCCGCATCAAAAGGCCGATGTTGATCCTCACGAGGGGACCGGTGGCAAGGCACGTCGGCAGGTTGCATGGCATCCCCAGAAGGAGTTTTCTACACGTGCCTTCCCTCTTACGTAAATTAGGTCACATTCTTTGGAAGGGTGATGTTATTTTTCATTTTACTTACCCTTCTATGTCTCCGGTGGATGCTAATCTCGGCGGGCATGTTTGGTCATATTCAGTGTTAATGGAAACAAGACATTTCAAGATGCGTGCAACTTTTCATCCCGAATCACCTTCGTTTCCGACCAACTTCGGCCACCAGACCACCGCGGTCTGGCACTGGACACCACCACGGACTCGTTGCACCTCACCGCCGCCTGTAGCACGCACATCGTCATCTTGCGTCACACCCTTCATTGTTGCGCCAAGGGAGCTCACTGTCGACTTGCCTCCAACTCCATTCATTGTCTCCTTTTCTCGTCTCTTTTTCTCGCCGGTGAGGCCAGAGGTATTTATGTTTTTGGCTCAATTACATTCCTACCTTTTCTTGGTAAAATTCTCCACAAGTTTCAACAAAGCTCATTGATTCttgacaaaaaagaaaaaaagaaacaacacaacgcaTAATGCATCGATTCGACCCTAAGAACGACCATTCGCTATTCGCTCTTTCCCCCATTAAGCACCAGGACCATCGGCGGCGCGATTTCAAACCAAATCCCTCCTCCTGAAACCTTTTCAGCAATCGTCACTCGCGAATCCCTCGCCGCCAGAACCCTAGGAAGCTTCTAGAACCCCTGCGAGGCCAGCGAGATGCTCCTCCGGACTCCACCGCAGCGGAAGCGGCGGGCCGTCCCCGACGCCGACCCCGACGCCAACCtcgacctcgacctcgccgccgccgtcgccgtcgccaccggACGGACCCCCGTCTCCGACCGCCGCCTCGTGCCCTACGACCGCCCCACGGCCCTCGTGTCCGCCTCCGGCGCCGAGGAGCCCTCCGACGACATGGTCTGCACATACCACTGCCGTCAGATGGTGAGATCGCGTCGTCCCTGTCTCCATCCGTTTACGGTCTAGCCCTGTGTAAGCATACGAGTTATGCAATTTGTGTTACTTGACCTGCTGTCACTCAGTGCCATGTATTACCAAGTTTGTTATAGTTGAAGTTATATTTGGTCACGCACGCTACATTGATAAGCTCTCTGTTGGTTATATTTTAAGGATCTGCAGAGAAGTACACGCTGCGAAATGGAGATCCCTAGTGTGATTAGTTATATGCCACTTAGTATACATATTGATGTTTTTTCCATGTGTACATTTCTGATAGGTGAAATCGGAGTTCGTGGTGGCACTGGACACCGCGGAGAAGGCGGTTCAGGAGTATCGAGTAAAGCTTGACACATTGGAGAAACAGTTATCCAAGAGTGGTATGCTTTTGTTTACATGATTTTGTTCTGAGCTTTTTATGAATACAGTTCATTCATTAAACTGTTAGGTAATTATATCTGTTGTGGAAGCAGGGAATAAGTGTTTGAAATATGCATGGACGTGTAGGCCAAATAATATACTATACTCCAAGTTACAGTATATCATAGTAATAAGTTAACATTTGTTGGGAATAGGAACTCCATTCTAGGAAGAACATGTAGGTTCTGCTTAATGCTTGAAGCTATCTGAGGCTAGAATTTGGATGTTAGTATTATCCTGTTGCAAGCCATTTGATGCATTTACTTACAAACAGATAAACTTACTTGCTCTTAATACTTCAGAGGATGAAAGGACTACATATCATGATAAACTGAACTATGTCGAACAAGAACTAGCAGCAACAAAAGGGCGGGAGACTGCATTGCAAGAACGGTTATTGAAGGAGCTGGGCGAGTATCAGGAACGATACCGACAGCAAGTCAGGAAGATAGGGGAACTTGAGGTATACATTTTTTCCCCTTTGGCACATGAATTCCATCACATCGCTGTTGTGACAAGCTAGTCACACAGTCACATTTTTGTGTGCCTTATCATATCCATGTTTATTAATTGACATAACTAATCATAGGCTTGCTGGTGCTGCAGGTTAAACTCAATAAAGAGATTGATTCTCGAATTAGCGCCGAATCATCTTCAGCATCTGCACAGGAGTCGGTCAAGGAGTTGGAACGGGCTATGCAGCGGTCATCTGAAAATTCAGAAAGGGAGAAGAAAGCCCTTCAGAAGGAACTTTCATATATGCAAGATGACTCAAAACTATCCATCTCTAAACTTAATGCTGAGGTTTGTATTATTAAATTCTTGTGAACATTGATTCTTCACTGCATGTTGGCTTATCTATCTGAACATGCCTGGGCGTAGCTTGAAAGAATGAGCCTCAGGGCGCAAAACTCTGAGAAGGAAGCAAAGATGTTAAATGAGCAGTTGGAGGACTTGAAAAAGCAATTAAATGAGGTAAAGTAATGTGATTCACATGATCATCGCTGATCAATATGTCCTACTCCTTTTTTCCTGCCGTGAGAGCCCTCATCAGATGCTCAAACTTGTGCTCATTGGTTTTGGTTTTACATCTTGGTACAGCAGATACAATGATTAACATTATGTTCTTTGTCAGTGTCTTCGCGAAAAGAACGAAACCGAGCTCAGACTACTGGATTCTGCTCCTTTGTCTGTTCAGCGTAATCCAACAGATGATCAGAAGTTAATAAAACTTTTGCAAGAGGAGCTCCGGAACTATGTGAGCATTTAGCCTTGATGATGATAGCTGATGTTATGTGAATATTTGATGGCATGCTTGTTTCATTTACTCCTTGATAAGAAAGCCAATTTTATGACTGTCAGAATTATGTAAACATCAGTGTTGCACATTGCTGTAAGCTTACAACATGCTTAGCATTAAGCACTGATCTAGGAGAGCGTTTTGTTGCCCTATGTGTGGCTCTCTGAACTGCCATAGTAGAAATAAAAAAGTTGAAGCTATGTAGGAAGCTCTAATCTTAAAACAAGTGTGTTTGAATGAATGAATGGCTTCTTTTATGGGTGGCTGTACACCCTAAAGCATTTTGGTAGTGCATTTTGTACCCTTCAATTTTAGACATATCTGAGTTTTTTTTCCTGTTATTATACAGCTTTTCAATAATAACCTGCCATGTAAAATTCTAGAATAAGAAAGTGCTGTATCTATATGATTTCTGTATATCCAGGAAAAAGAAGTGCACGAAGCTAGAAGATTAAAATCTTCCCACACAAATGTTGAGCTGCTAAGTGAAAAGCTGTTGGAGGAGCAGAGTCGAAGGAAACGAGCCGAAACAGAACTATCTAAGCTGCAAGAAATTGAAGCTAAAGCACATAAGTTGGAGCTGGAATTAGCATCATGTACATCATTACTTGGCAACATACCTGATGTGTCTTCTTACAGCAACATTGCAGATTTGCAAAGGTATGAGTCCATCATCACTTTACCAAAGAAAAATTCTGCTATAACTCATCGTTATTAAACATTATTCAGAGTACTATCCTTTCCTATGATCATAAACAAAACTGCGCGACTAGTAGATTTGATAAATTCAAGATTTATATTGTTATTTGAACTATTGACAGGCAAGCATTGACAGACTTGAATAAATTGGGTGAAGTAACATCACGGTTGAAAGAATTGGAGGTTACGTTGGAATTTGCTGAGATCAGCAAGCAACGTGCAGAAGGTGAAGCTACCCTTGCCAAAGAGAGAGCTGAAAGTGCTAGCAGGGAGGTCAAGCGGCTTGAACTTCTGGTATTGTCTGCTGTCCCCTGCTACAACTGCGGCCTAGGTTTCCATTTTTTCCGTGTTTGCAATGTATACCATAAATACACTTGTAGTCCCATACTCCCATTGAACTTATGCTGTGTAAGCTATCTTATTAAgagatactccctcctttccgcttTATAGGTCCTGCACATATCTCTAGGTTGTCAATTTTACTACTGTAATGTGAGTTGTATATCACAAAAGTTATACCATTTGAAAATATAACATTTGAACTTTATGATGGTATATATTTTATAATAGATAAATCCTATTATATTGGTTAAATTATCGATCTAGGGATACACATAGGCATTACAAACTGGAAAGAGGTAGTACTCGCAGTTATGAATCTTCTATAATTATACATTCTGTATTACATTGAGTGATCATCCATTTATATGTCAATAATTCACATTGGCATGCTTTACTTTCCCTTTATGACTTATTTCATTTGAACAGCTTACTGCAGTGAGTGAAGAAAGAGATAGATTACGAAAAGATCATAATATGTTATCTAACCAAAAAACTAGGGATGGAGATGACATGTCATCCAAGGTTAGCAGGTTCTGTATTCTTAACATTGGTGGTATGTGCCGTTACAACTTTCTTAATTTTAATTTATAATGCCTCTTCTGGGAAACAATGCAGAAAATGGAGTCAGATCTATCTCAAATGGAAAAGGTAGTAAGAGAACTAGAGACCACTCTACACGAGCAGAGAGAACTAATTAGTCAACAACATGCGGAGCTCAATCTAATGAATGAGAAATTGAGCATTGAAGCAAGAAAAGCAAAATCATTGGAGCGAGAGGGAGATCAACTGCGCTCTCAGGTGGCATTACTCGAGTCTAAGGTATGTACTAAGGATCAATGTTTACAGAATACGATCAATGTTTAATAGCCAGTGGCCAATCTAGCTTCTCTCGTTAGCAGGCCTGGGCTACTCTGGCTGTGGGAGCTTGATCATATGCTGCCTGCAAATAGAACACGAGTGTAGAATTGTTATCTAATTTGAATTTCAGTGAGGCAGCGGTGAATGTTATGCTGAATGACTGTTGTGTTCATATGTGTTATAGTTTGTTATAGTACAGTGCTGTGCAGCCGAAGTTTTAACTAGGCATGTCATCTTCCTTCAACAACAGAGCTAGTTGCGGGTGCAACTATGAATTATGCTATGAAGTGTACTAATTTAACCTATAGTTATTTGCTTTGTGTATTATGCGTCAACGCCATGAAAATTCTTGTCATATTTGACAGCTGGGTCATGGGGATTACTCTGCCTCAAGCACAAAAGTACTTCGTATGGTGAATACTCTTGCAATGGATAGTGAAGCAAAGCAGACAATAGAAGCACTGCAAGCTGAGTTAAAGAAAACAAAAGAGAGGCTGCAGGCAATCGAAGAACTAAAAGGGCAAGCTGGTAAGTGATCTTATGAATTCTTTTTACTACTACAATCTCCACGTGTTGTTTGAGTGTTTGATTTTCTCTTTTGCTTACCAATTTTTCAATTCAAAATTTCATGTGAGAATAATATCCACTGAGTAGCATGCAATAGTTAGTTTCGGTTTTTTCCTTAGTAAATTTGTCATTGTACAATTTCTGATAGCTTGCTCTTTGGTGTAGTTGCATTTCTATCAAAAATAGACATCTGCATTTTCTGCCGAATAACTTGTTTGTCAATATATCATGTGCTCCGTATGTTCAAGCTCTGAGAGACCTTGTCTGGTTTTGCTTTGAATGCATTTATGCTGGAATATTTATTTTACTTGCAGATGCTGGAACTGTAGTAGATGCAAATGTTGCTGAAAAGCTAGCACAGCTTAAAAATCAAGTTGCCACACTAGAGAAACGTGAAGAAAGGTAGTCTACTGTATTAATTTATATCTGTATAAGCTTCTGTATACTGATTTTTTGGAGAGGACCTTACACCTGCCTGGAAACAGATACAAGGCAGTGTTTCTGGAGAGGATCTCAGTCTTCCGAAAGGCTTGCTGCTCGCTTTTTGGTTACCAGGTGTGATGCGTTCAACTCTATTAATTTTTCTGTTAGCTGTCTGAATTTCAAGAAGCAATGCGTACTTGTGCAGTAGCCTTAGAGCTTTATTTTAGCAGCCGAGACATCTTACTGTTCAAGCTACTTTTAGTAGCAGTATTTTCGCATGTACTGTTCGGCTGTTCCCAAATCAAGTCAACTGTTCTCCAGTTGTGAGCTTCTCTTGATAGACTAGCAGTTTTTTGACAAAGGAAGCTGCATATCTGGCTTTTTAGAGTTAAGCTTAAAAGAGTCATGCATTGAGATAAGGAAAATAAGTCCAGCTGGCATCCCCCAATTATCTGGGGAGTAACTTCCACCCCTAATTTCAAAGCGG is from Triticum aestivum cultivar Chinese Spring chromosome 3A, IWGSC CS RefSeq v2.1, whole genome shotgun sequence and encodes:
- the LOC123058872 gene encoding probable F-box protein At2g36090, which produces MPTTTVEDLPADVLACALRRLDGPSLAAASCATAGLRALAAEPETWRALCIARWPSLLQTQQRDILGSAAVSPQRLFADAFPFPSSSTDAAPVTAADQCLPGELISAVDVYHKGAPLFSRVVETSTSSSWFLTSPFRVDAVECKDPVPAASFSPSDLELSWIVVDPRSGRAVNVSSRRAVAVDRHWYTGETLVRFAVVLGGSKFEATVTCSEEAGYLREVSLTVEDAGNAAVSGEGSLRLLAAAMEGPRKGGEKEREDAKRRYEEFVRSKRGRKESKARREVLVDLCCSAVGAVAVLSFLASVVLR
- the LOC123062792 gene encoding mitotic spindle checkpoint protein MAD1 isoform X2 encodes the protein MLLRTPPQRKRRAVPDADPDANLDLDLAAAVAVATGRTPVSDRRLVPYDRPTALVSASGAEEPSDDMVCTYHCRQMVKSEFVVALDTAEKAVQEYRVKLDTLEKQLSKSEDERTTYHDKLNYVEQELAATKGRETALQERLLKELGEYQERYRQQVRKIGELEVKLNKEIDSRISAESSSASAQESVKELERAMQRSSENSEREKKALQKELSYMQDDSKLSISKLNAELERMSLRAQNSEKEAKMLNEQLEDLKKQLNECLREKNETELRLLDSAPLSVQRNPTDDQKLIKLLQEELRNYEKEVHEARRLKSSHTNVELLSEKLLEEQSRRKRAETELSKLQEIEAKAHKLELELASCTSLLGNIPDVSSYSNIADLQRQALTDLNKLGEVTSRLKELEVTLEFAEISKQRAEGEATLAKERAESASREVKRLELLLTAVSEERDRLRKDHNMLSNQKTRDGDDMSSKKMESDLSQMEKVVRELETTLHEQRELISQQHAELNLMNEKLSIEARKAKSLEREGDQLRSQVALLESKLGHGDYSASSTKVLRMVNTLAMDSEAKQTIEALQAELKKTKERLQAIEELKGQADAGTVVDANVAEKLAQLKNQVATLEKREERYKAVFLERISVFRKACCSLFGYQIVMNDEQQPNGIHVTRFTLQSVYAQTDDEKLEFLYESGSTNIVVNGYTSQHEIAQQVDIFIRKMNSIPAFTANLTMESFNKRTDEEVEWKAGAGGMVLSDGCHFSSNNVNTSAYNVIPAQPQLEKKVPPRARPPLTGKSVAALCVASFAVGLLLSGWMPLLSAPISTVDKTSAPGCDDSRVSKGLAGERHDPKGIMSEVSKTHHAIRSLDKTVSSLEMELAVERARSGVAGAAGSSKALQKAFVVIGINTAFSSKKRRDSLRETLVPSGEKLRRLEKEKGIVVRFVIGRSGAAEGGGGAADRALDAEEAEHKDFLRLDHVEGYHELSSKTRIYFATAVATWDADFYVKVDDDVHLNLGMLATRLAKYRARPRVYVGCMKSGPVLSQRGVKYHEPEYWKFGDVGNKYFRHATGQIYAVSKDLAAYISVNQPILHRFANEDVSVGAWLIGLEVEHVDDRSMCCATPPDCEWKKRAGNVCVASFDWSCSGVCRSVDRMKLIHDACGEDQAALWGVAT